A genomic segment from Blastopirellula marina encodes:
- a CDS encoding alpha/beta hydrolase: MSNNVKYATNSPSNSRYWEMVSLSLFLLAIFLGCAQDKGEQEVASVDPNDAPYAESAAPVDDAPAEPVLIPQQPKLAPDVATPQMVPQSSQGEFYPDGSKSASQPQYAPRSFAPEAPATSPNLQRSSAPKMSQYSQPQAMPMEVQQPQAMEAPQAEPRMMQAPAEMQPMSAEPQPEAVQVEEAIEEPFDVVEVFYGTDRAPMVWPGGVLPHKFHALLPAITCVILGIAVALLFTKFKQYIIAGLTMVVAASGAVVVGQEGWIQYHKYDRFLSNDSVVYGKEQGELQLGTCKVSIPKSHQAGQLESPSVVHWEFKEKPEDHVMLMEVKSKEEQEFFDMLKVRVEESPGRDLLIFIHGYNVTFEDAARRTAQITHDLDFKGAPVFFSWPSQGELLGYVTDRGNSFWTASHLKEFLLKVHQHSGAQSVHLIAHSMGNRAFGAAVESLAQDLEQNQKIFNEVILAAPDVDARVFQEKIAPSLTGLAQHVTLYASQNDVALMASRAVNGYPRAGDVGANILILNGIDTIDVTKIDTSLMGHAYYGDNTTVISDIYALMQNARMPIQRQWLRDISSPGGMYWYFDPQYNNSVTRTPASPPLR, translated from the coding sequence ATGTCCAATAACGTGAAGTACGCTACGAACTCGCCATCAAATTCTCGCTACTGGGAAATGGTCTCGCTGAGCCTTTTCCTTTTGGCCATCTTCTTGGGATGTGCCCAGGACAAAGGAGAGCAAGAGGTCGCTTCCGTCGACCCGAACGATGCTCCCTACGCGGAGAGTGCTGCTCCTGTTGATGACGCTCCTGCAGAGCCTGTACTGATCCCCCAGCAACCAAAGTTGGCACCCGATGTGGCTACGCCTCAGATGGTTCCCCAGAGCAGCCAGGGGGAATTCTATCCTGACGGATCGAAATCGGCTTCCCAGCCGCAATATGCTCCCAGAAGCTTTGCCCCTGAGGCCCCTGCCACGTCCCCCAATCTTCAACGGAGCTCTGCTCCGAAGATGAGCCAGTACTCGCAGCCTCAGGCGATGCCGATGGAAGTGCAGCAGCCACAGGCCATGGAAGCTCCGCAGGCCGAGCCCCGCATGATGCAGGCACCGGCCGAGATGCAACCCATGTCCGCCGAACCGCAGCCTGAAGCCGTTCAAGTAGAAGAAGCAATTGAAGAACCATTTGATGTCGTAGAAGTGTTTTACGGTACCGACCGGGCACCGATGGTTTGGCCCGGAGGCGTTTTACCTCACAAGTTCCATGCGTTGTTGCCAGCAATCACTTGCGTGATCCTTGGAATCGCGGTCGCCCTGCTGTTCACAAAGTTCAAGCAGTACATCATTGCGGGACTGACCATGGTGGTTGCCGCCAGCGGAGCGGTTGTCGTTGGGCAGGAAGGTTGGATTCAGTACCACAAGTACGACCGATTTCTCTCGAATGACTCGGTCGTTTACGGTAAAGAGCAAGGGGAACTGCAGTTGGGGACGTGTAAGGTCAGTATTCCCAAATCGCATCAGGCAGGACAGCTCGAATCTCCTTCGGTCGTTCATTGGGAATTCAAGGAGAAGCCTGAAGACCATGTCATGTTGATGGAAGTGAAGTCGAAAGAGGAGCAAGAATTCTTCGACATGCTCAAGGTGCGCGTCGAAGAGTCGCCCGGTCGTGATCTCTTGATCTTCATTCACGGCTACAACGTTACCTTCGAGGACGCGGCTCGGCGTACGGCCCAGATCACCCACGACTTGGACTTTAAAGGGGCCCCGGTCTTCTTTAGCTGGCCTTCGCAAGGGGAACTACTTGGGTACGTTACCGATCGAGGCAATTCGTTCTGGACTGCGTCGCATCTGAAGGAATTCCTGTTGAAAGTGCATCAGCATAGCGGTGCCCAGTCGGTGCATCTGATCGCCCATAGCATGGGGAACCGCGCGTTTGGTGCCGCCGTGGAATCGCTGGCACAGGACCTCGAGCAGAATCAAAAGATCTTCAACGAAGTCATTTTGGCCGCTCCGGATGTCGATGCACGTGTTTTTCAAGAGAAGATCGCGCCAAGCCTGACCGGCCTGGCCCAGCACGTGACGCTATACGCTTCGCAAAACGACGTGGCCCTGATGGCCTCTCGCGCCGTCAACGGTTATCCCCGTGCCGGCGACGTCGGAGCGAATATCCTGATTCTTAACGGCATCGATACGATCGACGTGACGAAGATCGATACCAGTTTGATGGGGCATGCTTATTACGGCGACAACACGACCGTGATTAGTGATATTTACGCGTTGATGCAGAATGCCCGCATGCCGATACAGCGTCAGTGGCTGCGAGATATCTCCAGCCCAGGCGGCATGTATTGGTACTTCGATCCGCAGTACAACAATTCGGTAACGCGAACGCCAGCCAGCCCTCCTCTGCGGTAG
- the ftsH gene encoding ATP-dependent zinc metalloprotease FtsH: MDNNDESPKRRGDKGSSGNLWYILVAGAVVFLVAMYLLQSGSEELAQPDLEKLIASVDDKPAEGVEPGVTVKRKDSDGKVSSIRYSNLRNVEIGPGSVIATVDRYNMDSKDPSKAKTDGQKIVTYLVRSENAAGKIQSMLDQAGFTDYKATGPPNFFEIYGGPLLMIGLGIAFCYFMIRRIGGTGSAIAFGRSRGKLHMQDDLNISFEDVAGIEEAVDEVKEIVDFLRSPEKYQELGGRIPKGVLLVGPPGTGKTLLAKAIAGEAGVSFFSMSGSDFVEMFVGVGAARVRDLFQQAAAKSPCIIFIDELDALGKARGGGIVGGHDEREQTLNALLVEMDGFEANAGIIIIAATNRPEMLDPALLRPGRFDRQVLVDRPDAGGREDILRVHVRSVKLDDTVNLKSVAAITTGFSGADLANLVNEAALLAARKGKAAVGMEEFDEGVERVTAGLEKKQRVMHEDEKLRVAYHESGHALVAYCLPNTDPVHKVSIIPRGLAALGYTMQRPTEDRFLMTQSELESRIQVLLAGTLAEEMIYQEISTGAQNDLERATEIARSMVTDYGMSRLGRVNFRASGRSAFIPEQSEERARSHSEETYREIDLEIKRIIDELLKRTKEMMEDRRSALVALTERLMELEVVDAEELKRVIEETSDGPRIVPGTEVKRHGTPKEINSDDIPPAGAVDQGT, translated from the coding sequence ATGGATAACAACGACGAATCTCCCAAACGGCGGGGCGATAAAGGAAGTTCCGGCAACTTGTGGTACATCTTGGTGGCCGGGGCCGTCGTGTTCCTGGTTGCGATGTATTTACTACAGTCGGGCTCCGAGGAACTCGCTCAGCCCGATCTGGAGAAGCTGATCGCTTCCGTCGACGATAAGCCTGCCGAAGGTGTCGAGCCGGGCGTAACCGTCAAGCGAAAAGACAGCGACGGCAAAGTTTCCAGTATCCGCTACTCAAATTTGCGAAATGTTGAAATCGGTCCCGGCTCGGTTATCGCCACCGTCGATCGGTACAACATGGACAGTAAAGACCCGAGCAAGGCCAAGACCGACGGGCAGAAGATTGTGACTTACTTAGTCCGGAGCGAAAACGCCGCCGGCAAGATTCAATCGATGCTCGATCAGGCAGGCTTCACCGACTACAAGGCGACCGGGCCTCCTAACTTCTTTGAAATCTACGGCGGTCCGCTGCTGATGATTGGCCTGGGGATCGCGTTCTGCTACTTCATGATTCGCCGGATCGGCGGGACAGGCAGTGCGATCGCCTTCGGTCGCAGTCGCGGCAAGCTGCACATGCAAGACGACCTGAATATCAGCTTTGAAGATGTTGCCGGCATCGAAGAAGCGGTGGATGAAGTGAAGGAAATCGTCGACTTCCTCCGCTCGCCAGAGAAGTATCAGGAACTCGGCGGCCGCATTCCGAAAGGGGTACTGCTGGTTGGCCCTCCTGGAACAGGTAAAACGCTGCTGGCCAAGGCCATCGCCGGCGAGGCTGGCGTCTCGTTCTTCAGCATGAGTGGTAGCGACTTTGTAGAAATGTTTGTCGGCGTGGGTGCGGCCCGCGTACGTGATCTGTTCCAGCAAGCCGCCGCGAAAAGCCCCTGCATCATCTTCATCGACGAGCTCGACGCCCTGGGGAAGGCCCGCGGCGGCGGTATTGTGGGTGGACATGACGAACGCGAGCAAACGCTCAACGCATTGCTGGTCGAGATGGATGGTTTCGAGGCCAATGCCGGAATCATCATCATCGCCGCGACCAATCGTCCGGAAATGCTCGACCCTGCCCTGCTCCGCCCTGGTCGTTTCGATCGCCAGGTGTTGGTCGATCGACCCGATGCAGGCGGTCGCGAAGATATCCTCCGAGTTCATGTTCGCAGCGTGAAGCTCGATGATACGGTCAACCTGAAAAGCGTTGCCGCGATTACGACCGGCTTTTCCGGTGCGGACCTGGCCAACCTGGTCAACGAGGCTGCCCTGCTGGCGGCTCGTAAAGGGAAAGCGGCCGTTGGGATGGAAGAGTTCGACGAAGGGGTCGAACGCGTCACGGCGGGTCTCGAAAAGAAGCAACGTGTGATGCACGAAGACGAAAAGCTTCGTGTCGCCTATCACGAAAGCGGTCACGCCCTGGTGGCGTACTGTCTGCCTAATACCGATCCTGTGCACAAGGTTTCGATCATTCCTCGCGGCCTGGCGGCCTTGGGTTACACGATGCAGCGTCCAACGGAAGACCGCTTCCTGATGACGCAAAGTGAATTGGAAAGCCGCATTCAGGTGCTGCTGGCCGGAACGCTGGCCGAGGAAATGATCTACCAAGAGATCTCGACTGGTGCCCAGAACGACCTGGAACGAGCCACTGAGATCGCCCGCAGCATGGTAACCGACTACGGCATGAGCCGCTTAGGCAGGGTCAATTTCCGCGCCAGCGGTCGTTCGGCCTTCATTCCTGAGCAGTCGGAAGAGCGAGCCCGGTCGCACAGCGAAGAAACCTATCGCGAGATCGACCTGGAAATCAAACGCATCATCGACGAACTGCTCAAACGCACTAAAGAGATGATGGAAGACCGTCGCTCCGCGCTGGTTGCCCTGACGGAACGTTTGATGGAACTCGAAGTGGTTGATGCCGAAGAGTTGAAACGCGTGATCGAAGAAACCTCCGACGGCCCACGCATTGTGCCAGGTACCGAAGTCAAGCGGCACGGTACGCCGAAAGAGATCAACTCCGACGACATTCCACCAGCAGGTGCGGTCGATCAAGGAACCTAA
- a CDS encoding response regulator gives MRNSEHPIMLITDDDRAFRETMAEVFARRGFEPILAANGDEAIHVAQGTTVHVALFDFHMPERTGLESITACRSLGINIPYILLTGGLDQTIATQAESVEVFSLLEKPVSIQIVTGVVKDAMASHYPWYEAGR, from the coding sequence ATGCGAAATTCTGAACATCCCATCATGCTGATCACCGACGACGATCGCGCCTTCCGCGAGACGATGGCCGAGGTGTTTGCGCGTCGTGGGTTTGAGCCAATCCTGGCAGCTAACGGTGACGAGGCAATTCACGTAGCCCAGGGAACTACGGTTCACGTCGCGCTATTCGATTTCCATATGCCTGAGCGAACGGGTCTCGAATCGATTACGGCCTGTCGCAGCCTGGGAATCAACATCCCATACATTCTTCTGACCGGCGGCCTCGACCAGACAATCGCCACCCAGGCCGAAAGCGTGGAGGTTTTCTCCTTGCTCGAGAAGCCGGTGAGCATCCAGATTGTGACCGGCGTGGTGAAAGATGCGATGGCCAGTCATTACCCCTGGTACGAAGCAGGGCGGTAA
- a CDS encoding succinate dehydrogenase cytochrome b558 subunit — protein MSSAPSFLQRNEFLLRRLHSLTGLIPIGAYMVVHLSVNASVFGSPRLFQRLVFHIHSLGPLLPLVEWALIFLPIIFHAVYGLIITKDGNPNTQSYPYNSNFRYTMQRATGLIAFLFIAWHVFHMHGWIHAEFWVNNIAHPLFGAQFSPYNAASSGAEAMQASIIVPILYAIGVLAATFHFTNGLFTFGITWGLWISAKAQEKAKMAANVLFVLLAVVGMTSIVGLYSMSQEKIAEVRVEEDKAYELLVETGDVMPSDHKHSKESKYYHAEEDDAAQAESKR, from the coding sequence GTGAGCTCGGCACCTAGTTTTTTACAACGCAACGAGTTCCTGTTGCGTCGCCTGCATTCTTTAACCGGCCTGATTCCTATCGGAGCCTACATGGTGGTTCACCTTTCGGTGAATGCCAGTGTGTTCGGCTCGCCGCGATTGTTTCAGCGGTTGGTGTTCCACATTCACTCTCTGGGGCCACTGCTGCCACTGGTCGAATGGGCACTCATCTTTCTGCCGATCATATTCCACGCCGTGTACGGTTTGATCATCACGAAAGATGGCAATCCCAACACGCAAAGCTACCCCTATAACAGCAACTTCCGCTACACGATGCAGCGGGCAACAGGGCTGATTGCATTCCTGTTTATTGCCTGGCACGTGTTCCATATGCATGGCTGGATTCACGCCGAATTCTGGGTGAACAACATTGCTCATCCGCTGTTTGGTGCCCAGTTCTCGCCGTACAACGCGGCAAGTAGCGGTGCTGAGGCGATGCAGGCCTCGATCATCGTGCCAATCCTGTACGCCATCGGCGTGTTGGCGGCTACGTTCCACTTCACCAATGGCCTGTTCACGTTTGGCATTACCTGGGGCCTTTGGATCAGTGCCAAAGCTCAAGAGAAAGCCAAGATGGCGGCTAACGTGCTGTTCGTGCTGTTGGCCGTCGTCGGTATGACTTCCATTGTTGGGCTGTACTCGATGAGCCAAGAGAAGATCGCGGAAGTCCGAGTCGAAGAAGACAAGGCTTACGAACTGCTGGTCGAAACAGGCGACGTTATGCCCAGCGATCACAAGCATTCCAAAGAGTCGAAATACTACCACGCGGAAGAAGACGACGCCGCCCAGGCCGAGTCGAAGCGTTAA
- the sdhA gene encoding succinate dehydrogenase flavoprotein subunit, whose translation MAEKRVLVVGGGLAGLAATMKLAELGIKVDLMSLTPVKRSHSVCAQGGINSVNDATRQLGDDEYKHFDDTVYGGDFLNHQPPVYEMAMWAPKVIDLMDRLGVPFNRTTEGFIDRRRFGGTLYKRTAFAGATTGQQLLYALDEQVRRWEVEGLVKKYEMWDFLGPVLNDDGKCVGAVAQDLYSMEIRSFKADAVVVATGGCGLIYGRSTMSMTCNGSAASRCVQAGAKYGNGECIQVHPTAIPGADKLRLMSESARGEGGRVWVPRTPHDPRAPKDIPESERYYFLEERYPEYGNLVPRDIATREIFDVCVNGGLSVETDRQCVYLDLTHIEASELNRKLGGILDIYRKFQGVDPCYTPMRIFPAVHYSMGGLWTDYAKKESGGLVAGSPINQQTNIPNLYAIGEVDYHYHGANRLGANSLLSCIFSGLFLAPGLETLLGSMGPGTSAADQPASLYEAAVKKHQDRHNTLLKQKGSENPYLIHQELGNLMTNIATVVRQNSQLKEGIGKLADLKERAWKCALSDTGNWSNQNVLFTKALQDMFPIAEAILKGALQRDECRGAHYKPEFELPGLTATDPAEHRRQAEQWCDKFEANIEKFLKSTIATYDGKDVTISYEDVDTSIEPPRPRLYGLVGAEQISEVWKERKAQKKAAAQAAAAN comes from the coding sequence ATGGCAGAGAAGCGAGTTCTAGTTGTCGGTGGTGGTTTGGCCGGTCTGGCTGCCACCATGAAGCTGGCCGAATTGGGCATCAAGGTCGACTTGATGAGCCTTACGCCGGTCAAACGCTCGCACAGTGTGTGTGCTCAGGGGGGCATCAACAGCGTCAACGATGCCACGCGCCAACTGGGTGACGACGAATACAAGCACTTCGACGATACCGTCTACGGTGGTGACTTCCTCAACCACCAGCCGCCGGTTTACGAGATGGCCATGTGGGCCCCGAAGGTGATCGACCTGATGGATCGCCTGGGCGTTCCGTTCAATCGAACGACCGAAGGTTTCATCGATCGTCGTCGTTTCGGCGGTACACTCTACAAGCGAACGGCCTTTGCCGGTGCAACCACCGGCCAGCAGCTGCTTTACGCGCTCGACGAACAGGTTCGCCGCTGGGAAGTGGAAGGCCTGGTCAAGAAGTACGAGATGTGGGACTTCCTGGGCCCGGTTCTCAACGACGATGGTAAGTGCGTCGGGGCGGTCGCTCAAGATCTCTACAGCATGGAGATTCGCTCGTTCAAGGCCGACGCCGTCGTCGTCGCCACGGGTGGCTGCGGTTTGATCTACGGCCGCAGCACAATGAGCATGACCTGTAACGGTTCGGCGGCTAGCCGCTGTGTTCAGGCGGGGGCCAAGTACGGCAACGGCGAATGCATCCAGGTCCATCCGACCGCCATTCCAGGTGCCGATAAGCTACGTCTGATGAGCGAATCGGCTCGTGGTGAAGGGGGACGCGTTTGGGTTCCTCGTACGCCTCACGACCCGCGTGCTCCGAAGGACATTCCTGAATCGGAACGTTACTACTTCCTGGAAGAACGCTATCCGGAATACGGTAACCTGGTTCCTCGCGACATCGCCACGCGCGAGATCTTCGACGTCTGCGTGAACGGTGGACTCAGTGTCGAAACCGATCGCCAATGCGTTTACCTAGACCTGACGCATATCGAAGCAAGCGAACTCAATCGTAAGCTGGGGGGGATTCTCGATATCTACCGCAAGTTCCAAGGTGTCGATCCGTGCTACACGCCGATGCGTATTTTCCCGGCGGTTCACTACAGCATGGGTGGCTTGTGGACCGATTACGCGAAGAAGGAAAGTGGCGGTTTGGTTGCCGGTTCGCCGATCAATCAACAGACGAACATTCCGAACCTGTACGCCATCGGCGAAGTCGATTACCACTACCACGGTGCCAACCGTCTGGGTGCGAACTCGCTGTTGTCCTGCATCTTCTCGGGGCTGTTCTTGGCACCTGGTCTGGAAACCTTGCTCGGCAGCATGGGCCCAGGCACCTCAGCCGCCGATCAGCCAGCTTCACTGTACGAAGCCGCCGTGAAGAAGCACCAGGATCGCCACAACACGTTGCTCAAGCAGAAGGGGAGCGAAAACCCTTACCTGATTCACCAGGAACTGGGCAACCTGATGACCAACATCGCCACGGTCGTGCGACAGAACTCGCAACTCAAAGAGGGTATCGGCAAGCTGGCCGACCTGAAGGAGCGAGCTTGGAAGTGTGCCCTGAGCGACACCGGCAACTGGTCGAACCAGAACGTGTTGTTCACCAAGGCCCTGCAGGATATGTTCCCGATCGCCGAAGCGATCCTCAAAGGAGCATTGCAGCGTGACGAATGCCGTGGCGCTCACTACAAACCTGAGTTTGAACTACCTGGCCTCACCGCGACCGATCCTGCCGAGCACCGCCGTCAGGCCGAACAGTGGTGCGACAAGTTTGAAGCGAACATCGAAAAGTTCCTCAAGAGCACCATCGCTACCTACGATGGGAAAGACGTCACCATTTCGTACGAGGATGTCGATACCAGCATCGAGCCGCCGCGGCCTCGCCTGTATGGCCTCGTCGGAGCGGAACAGATCAGTGAAGTTTGGAAGGAACGGAAAGCTCAGAAGAAAGCAGCCGCCCAGGCCGCTGCCGCCAACTAG
- the sdhB gene encoding succinate dehydrogenase iron-sulfur subunit — translation MIAHSQNKPKTFYVKVLRQDGPGKPSYWQRFELDYEAELNVISVLQKIAAKAKTSNGEKTTPVCWDCGCLEEVCGACTMVINGKVRQSCSCLVDKLLEDSNEIELRPMTKFPVVRDLFVDRSRMFNALKKVKGWIPADGYYDLGPGPKQSRANQEMAYPLSECMTCGCCVEACPQYSKIELLPHSGESSGDFEQRKLDAYSHGFVGPAAISQVVLFNLHPTGKMMASERLDALTEEGGIQICGNAQNCVAVCPKKIPLTMSIGKIGRDTTFNTLRKWFDRPASKH, via the coding sequence ATGATTGCCCATTCGCAAAATAAGCCCAAAACGTTCTACGTGAAAGTCCTTCGCCAGGATGGACCGGGGAAACCAAGCTATTGGCAGCGGTTCGAGCTCGATTACGAAGCGGAGCTGAATGTCATCAGCGTGCTGCAGAAGATCGCCGCCAAGGCGAAGACTTCCAACGGCGAGAAGACCACGCCCGTTTGCTGGGATTGCGGCTGCTTGGAAGAAGTTTGCGGTGCTTGCACGATGGTAATCAACGGCAAGGTTCGCCAGTCGTGCTCGTGCCTGGTCGATAAGCTGCTGGAAGATAGCAACGAAATCGAATTGCGTCCGATGACCAAGTTCCCGGTTGTGCGTGACTTGTTCGTCGACCGCAGCCGCATGTTCAATGCCCTGAAGAAGGTCAAAGGTTGGATTCCTGCCGACGGCTACTACGACCTGGGCCCCGGCCCGAAGCAGTCGCGTGCCAACCAGGAAATGGCCTACCCGCTGAGCGAATGCATGACCTGCGGTTGCTGCGTGGAAGCTTGCCCACAGTACTCCAAGATCGAACTGCTGCCTCATTCCGGCGAGTCGAGCGGCGACTTCGAGCAACGTAAGCTCGATGCCTACAGCCACGGGTTTGTTGGCCCCGCTGCGATCAGCCAGGTAGTGCTATTCAACCTGCACCCGACCGGCAAGATGATGGCCAGCGAACGCCTTGATGCGTTGACCGAAGAAGGGGGCATCCAGATTTGCGGTAACGCTCAGAACTGCGTGGCTGTCTGTCCGAAGAAGATCCCACTGACGATGAGCATCGGCAAGATCGGACGCGACACGACGTTCAACACGCTCCGCAAGTGGTTTGATCGTCCCGCCAGCAAGCACTAA
- a CDS encoding SDR family NAD(P)-dependent oxidoreductase, with product MTDASNTLRFNGKVALITGASDRGIGGAIVERLSKEGASIVVANRHEPKRVLKRLERQGTSFLYQDCDVTSDEQIADLKTAAQEKFGKVDYLINNAGIELCQNLEDYAEGQWQQLLDINLNGAIRMTRAFLPLLPSPGGVILNVASALGLGGCVGFSVYSASKAGLTGFTQSLAWELGPKKIRVVAVAPGIVTTPMAMRFAEECETREEVEQLRQDIEACHPLGVGVPHDVANAVAFLVSEEASWITGVTLPLGWAPHYDLPMHRYV from the coding sequence ATGACTGACGCTTCCAATACTCTAAGATTCAACGGCAAGGTTGCCCTGATCACCGGGGCCAGCGATCGCGGTATTGGCGGAGCGATCGTCGAGCGTCTCTCGAAGGAAGGGGCCTCGATCGTCGTCGCGAATCGCCACGAGCCCAAACGCGTGCTCAAGCGTCTCGAGCGGCAAGGCACGTCGTTTCTCTACCAAGACTGCGATGTCACCAGCGACGAGCAGATCGCCGATCTGAAGACCGCCGCCCAGGAGAAGTTCGGCAAGGTCGACTACCTGATCAATAACGCCGGGATCGAGCTGTGCCAGAACCTGGAAGACTACGCCGAAGGGCAGTGGCAACAACTGCTTGATATCAATCTGAACGGTGCGATTCGCATGACGCGGGCCTTCCTGCCGCTATTGCCATCGCCAGGGGGTGTCATCCTGAACGTAGCCTCGGCGCTGGGATTAGGCGGGTGCGTGGGCTTCTCGGTCTATAGCGCCAGCAAGGCAGGCCTTACCGGCTTCACCCAGTCACTGGCCTGGGAACTGGGCCCGAAGAAGATCCGCGTTGTCGCCGTCGCCCCTGGTATTGTCACCACACCGATGGCCATGCGTTTCGCCGAAGAGTGCGAAACTCGTGAGGAAGTCGAACAGCTACGCCAGGATATCGAAGCCTGTCATCCGCTGGGCGTTGGTGTACCGCACGACGTAGCCAACGCCGTCGCGTTTCTCGTCTCGGAAGAAGCGAGCTGGATCACCGGCGTCACGCTACCGCTAGGCTGGGCCCCGCACTACGACCTGCCGATGCATCGGTATGTTTAA
- a CDS encoding alpha/beta fold hydrolase has product MKIENKTLNIAGKKTQLTILGEGPPLLYLHSAGGETEPIAFHHKLAEKYTVYLPAHPGFALSEGLDHIDDIHDLAWHYVDLLGELNLENVPVVSYSLGAWTAAEVKLIRPNLIGPMVMIAAAGLHVDGSPMEELFIDSFDKLRELLFFDPSSKQAIDYFPADTNDPRILMWLRAREATARVGWNPYLHDPKLAGHLHRLDSPVQVIWGRHDKLIPLAHGEYYTQHLPNAKLTVLEECGHMVPYEKTDEAAAIALDFLGST; this is encoded by the coding sequence ATGAAAATCGAAAACAAAACCCTCAACATCGCCGGCAAGAAGACGCAGCTCACAATCCTGGGTGAAGGCCCTCCGCTGCTTTACCTCCACTCGGCCGGGGGCGAGACCGAACCGATCGCGTTTCATCACAAGCTGGCCGAGAAGTACACCGTTTACCTACCAGCTCACCCAGGCTTCGCCCTCAGTGAAGGGCTGGACCACATCGACGACATCCACGATCTGGCCTGGCACTACGTCGACCTCTTGGGTGAACTGAACCTGGAGAACGTTCCGGTTGTCAGCTACTCGCTGGGTGCCTGGACGGCGGCGGAAGTGAAACTGATTCGACCCAATCTGATCGGCCCAATGGTGATGATCGCCGCGGCCGGTCTGCACGTGGACGGCTCGCCGATGGAAGAACTGTTCATCGACAGCTTCGACAAGCTCCGCGAACTCCTCTTCTTCGATCCCAGCAGTAAGCAAGCGATCGACTACTTCCCAGCCGATACCAACGATCCACGCATCCTCATGTGGCTACGTGCCCGCGAGGCAACGGCCCGCGTCGGCTGGAACCCCTACCTGCACGATCCCAAACTGGCAGGTCATCTGCATCGCCTGGACAGCCCCGTGCAAGTGATCTGGGGCCGTCATGACAAGCTCATCCCATTGGCCCACGGCGAGTACTACACGCAGCACTTGCCCAACGCCAAGCTGACCGTTCTGGAAGAATGCGGGCATATGGTCCCCTACGAGAAGACCGACGAAGCCGCAGCGATTGCGTTGGATTTCTTGGGTTCAACTTAA
- a CDS encoding LLM class flavin-dependent oxidoreductase produces the protein MKFFAFHLMPWDRLPDDFAEKYDTAWTWLPNEIFDPVHGGELYNNYLDQLVLADQLGFDGVCVNEHHQNAYGTMPSPNLMASILARQTKNCKIAVVGNAIPFYDPPTRCAEEFSMIDCISGGRLIAGLVVGGGPEYYSFSKNPTFAREMYREAFDLIIRAWTEPGPFEHYGKHWKLKYVNPWPRPIQQPHPPIWIPGAGSRETIQFVAQRRFAYMGIPYFHMDFFQRNFDMFRDECEKCDYTADPEQLGWLLPIYCAETDEQAWAEYEAHLWYFVKKLLKGLVVFPPGYTSARSIAGIQKGLQQFMSTCETRNDIEAGGYAIVGSPDTVRQKLSERIKKLGVGNLLGLFQLGTLPHDMTCKSMKLFAEKVMPGLREEMNAALTS, from the coding sequence ATGAAATTCTTCGCCTTCCATTTGATGCCCTGGGACCGACTTCCGGACGACTTCGCCGAAAAGTACGACACTGCCTGGACCTGGCTCCCGAACGAGATCTTCGACCCAGTGCATGGTGGCGAACTGTACAACAACTATCTCGATCAACTGGTTCTCGCCGACCAGTTGGGCTTCGACGGTGTATGCGTCAACGAGCATCATCAGAATGCCTACGGCACGATGCCCAGCCCAAACCTGATGGCCTCGATCCTGGCCCGGCAGACCAAGAACTGCAAAATAGCCGTCGTCGGGAATGCGATCCCCTTCTACGATCCACCAACCCGCTGCGCCGAAGAGTTCTCGATGATCGACTGCATCAGCGGCGGTCGCTTGATCGCAGGCCTGGTTGTCGGCGGCGGTCCTGAATACTACAGCTTCTCGAAGAATCCCACTTTCGCCCGCGAGATGTACCGCGAAGCATTCGACTTGATCATTCGAGCCTGGACCGAACCAGGGCCGTTCGAGCACTACGGAAAGCATTGGAAGCTGAAGTATGTAAACCCCTGGCCGCGACCGATCCAGCAGCCTCATCCGCCGATCTGGATCCCCGGAGCAGGCAGCCGCGAAACGATTCAGTTCGTGGCCCAGCGTCGCTTCGCCTACATGGGCATCCCTTACTTCCATATGGACTTCTTCCAACGCAACTTCGATATGTTCCGCGACGAATGCGAGAAGTGCGACTATACGGCCGATCCAGAACAACTCGGCTGGCTGCTGCCGATCTACTGCGCCGAGACAGACGAACAGGCCTGGGCCGAGTACGAAGCTCATCTCTGGTACTTCGTGAAGAAGCTCCTCAAAGGGCTGGTCGTCTTCCCGCCTGGCTACACCTCGGCTCGATCGATCGCAGGCATTCAGAAGGGCCTGCAGCAGTTCATGAGCACCTGCGAGACACGCAACGACATCGAAGCAGGGGGCTACGCGATCGTCGGCAGCCCCGATACCGTTCGCCAGAAGCTATCCGAACGCATCAAGAAGCTGGGCGTGGGCAACCTGCTCGGCTTGTTCCAACTCGGCACGCTGCCGCACGACATGACCTGCAAGAGCATGAAGCTCTTCGCCGAAAAGGTGATGCCCGGCCTCCGCGAAGAAATGAACGCCGCCCTGACAAGCTAA